Proteins from a single region of Lysinibacillus sp. JNUCC-52:
- a CDS encoding competence pheromone ComX has translation MLEITQYLQKNRNILDLLKENKISLLNINEFEKNLILESFEQGEKKVLKNALSAYWRA, from the coding sequence ATGTTAGAAATTACTCAATATCTTCAAAAAAACCGTAACATTTTAGACCTTTTAAAAGAGAATAAAATATCGCTTTTAAACATCAATGAATTTGAAAAAAATTTAATATTAGAGTCTTTTGAACAAGGTGAAAAGAAAGTATTGAAGAATGCTCTCTCTGCTTACTGGCGCGCGTAG
- a CDS encoding polyprenyl synthetase family protein — MMEEMKQSLKIIVDNYQLSDEFNRCLNDLLDQHEGGDFSDLSKLHFQMNGGTLTKSIEEVFNLLELWILFTDIVDDIEDGDESKWGIDGNILLNASTAIVSIVLLELEKLEIPYKREVTRLFCHYLLQAVDGQHHDLMNEITSEEMYIDVVKKKSGSLIALSSTLGAVLATGKYTSKLEMSAYYIAIVAQLKNDYHDLLNSQRDLQVKKRTLPLLYLLQFEDSAFDELRLYYRQQREASTKICITKQQIVDSGLHVYVHLMQSKYLNLALDLLKEVYPTKNVEIFKQYI; from the coding sequence ATGATGGAGGAAATGAAGCAATCATTAAAGATAATTGTCGATAATTATCAACTATCAGATGAGTTTAATCGCTGTTTAAACGACTTATTAGATCAACATGAAGGTGGTGATTTCAGTGATTTAAGTAAATTGCATTTTCAAATGAATGGTGGCACATTAACGAAATCGATAGAAGAAGTTTTTAATCTGCTAGAATTATGGATTCTTTTTACAGATATCGTTGATGATATTGAAGACGGTGATGAATCAAAGTGGGGAATAGATGGGAACATATTGCTGAATGCTTCGACAGCTATAGTAAGTATCGTATTGTTGGAGCTAGAAAAGCTTGAGATACCTTATAAAAGAGAGGTTACCCGTTTATTTTGCCATTACTTACTACAAGCGGTCGACGGACAGCATCATGACTTAATGAACGAGATAACATCTGAAGAAATGTATATAGATGTTGTTAAAAAGAAATCAGGTTCATTAATCGCACTTTCATCAACCCTTGGAGCAGTATTAGCGACTGGAAAGTATACATCAAAGCTTGAAATGAGTGCGTACTATATCGCAATTGTTGCCCAATTAAAAAATGATTATCACGACTTATTAAATTCACAAAGAGATTTACAAGTCAAAAAAAGAACCTTGCCATTACTATATCTATTACAATTCGAAGATTCGGCATTTGACGAATTGCGATTGTATTATAGACAGCAGAGGGAGGCAAGTACGAAGATTTGCATAACTAAACAGCAGATTGTAGATTCTGGATTACACGTTTACGTGCATCTAATGCAATCTAAATATCTTAATCTTGCACTAGATTTATTAAAAGAAGTTTATCCAACAAAAAATGTTGAAATATTCAAACAATATATTTAG
- the proS gene encoding proline--tRNA ligase: protein MAQKINDFSKWYVETIQKADLMDYTPVRGCIAFKPDGYELWEHIQAEMDKRFKETGHRNAYFPMLIPESFFQKEKDHIEGFSPELPWVTEAAGEKLEERLALRPTSETMIGHLYSNWIKSYRDLPVLINQWANVFRWEKKTLPFIRTSEFLWQEGHTAHVDEEDARKETMQMLAIYKEVVEGLLAIPVYDGQKTPSERFAGAVDTFSIEAMMKDGKAVQAGTSHYLGTKFAEAFDIKYLNKENKHVYVHTTSWGTSTRLIGSVIMVHGDEQGLVLPPKIAPTQVVLIPVGPWKKNPAIIEKLDEIFAALKAKGIRVRLDDSDQSPGYKFNEWELKGVPVRIELGPRDLENQQGLMKARDEEEKVSVALETIVESIETELETMQTRLFEKAKAFRANNSHTHIDSMEQLKQHLAQSEQNETIPGWILAGWCGDDACEENVKEETKFTTRNIPFNPPVTKDTCIHCGKEAKHTVWFARAY, encoded by the coding sequence ATGGCTCAAAAAATAAACGATTTTTCAAAATGGTATGTAGAGACAATTCAAAAAGCAGATTTAATGGATTACACGCCAGTTCGTGGTTGTATTGCTTTTAAACCGGACGGCTATGAATTATGGGAGCACATTCAAGCGGAGATGGATAAGCGTTTTAAGGAAACAGGTCACCGTAATGCATACTTCCCAATGTTAATACCAGAATCATTTTTTCAAAAGGAAAAGGATCATATCGAAGGATTTTCTCCAGAGCTTCCATGGGTCACAGAAGCGGCAGGTGAGAAGTTAGAGGAGCGCTTGGCTTTACGTCCAACCTCTGAAACAATGATTGGACATTTGTATTCAAATTGGATAAAAAGTTATCGTGACCTTCCAGTTTTAATTAATCAATGGGCAAATGTATTCCGTTGGGAAAAGAAAACACTTCCGTTTATCCGTACTTCTGAATTTTTATGGCAAGAAGGCCATACTGCTCATGTTGATGAAGAAGATGCACGTAAAGAAACAATGCAAATGTTGGCGATTTATAAAGAAGTTGTAGAAGGATTACTAGCAATTCCAGTATATGATGGACAAAAGACACCATCTGAACGCTTTGCTGGAGCGGTTGATACTTTCTCTATTGAAGCAATGATGAAGGATGGAAAGGCTGTTCAAGCAGGTACATCCCATTACTTAGGTACAAAATTTGCTGAAGCATTTGATATTAAATATTTAAATAAAGAAAATAAACATGTTTATGTCCATACAACTTCTTGGGGTACATCGACACGATTAATCGGCTCTGTCATTATGGTGCATGGCGATGAGCAAGGTCTTGTTTTACCACCAAAGATTGCACCGACGCAAGTGGTATTAATTCCTGTTGGACCATGGAAAAAGAACCCTGCTATTATCGAGAAATTAGATGAAATTTTTGCAGCGTTAAAAGCAAAAGGAATTCGTGTTCGCCTTGATGACTCAGATCAATCGCCAGGCTATAAATTTAATGAGTGGGAGCTAAAAGGTGTACCAGTACGTATTGAATTAGGACCACGTGACTTAGAAAATCAACAAGGATTAATGAAAGCCCGTGATGAAGAGGAGAAAGTTTCTGTAGCGTTAGAAACTATAGTTGAAAGCATTGAAACAGAGCTTGAAACGATGCAAACACGTCTGTTCGAAAAAGCAAAAGCTTTCCGTGCGAACAATTCGCATACACATATTGATTCAATGGAGCAGTTAAAGCAACATTTAGCACAATCTGAACAAAATGAAACAATTCCAGGTTGGATTTTAGCAGGCTGGTGTGGAGACGATGCTTGTGAAGAAAACGTAAAAGAAGAGACAAAATTCACAACACGTAATATCCCATTCAATCCACCAGTAACAAAGGACACTTGCATCCATTGTGGGAAAGAAGCAAAGCATACAGTTTGGTTTGCACGTGCATACTAA
- a CDS encoding YbgA family protein: MNRQQTEQLWREEKYRVMFHSQKHYNQLRQAMRDLLPHEQIEQLIEAALQQTPTDGSMRNACQHMWGYFRKVATIEEKQQYEQLLITGKITALLYFLQQLAIQYNITYLRESTILNITFL; encoded by the coding sequence ATGAATCGTCAACAAACTGAACAATTATGGCGTGAAGAAAAATATCGTGTTATGTTTCATAGCCAAAAACATTACAATCAGCTTCGGCAAGCAATGCGCGATTTACTCCCCCATGAACAAATTGAACAATTAATCGAAGCAGCATTACAACAAACACCTACTGATGGCAGCATGCGCAATGCGTGCCAGCATATGTGGGGTTATTTCCGTAAAGTTGCCACAATAGAAGAAAAGCAACAATACGAGCAACTGCTCATCACTGGTAAAATAACGGCGCTTCTTTACTTTTTACAGCAATTAGCGATACAATATAACATTACATATTTACGAGAAAGTACTATTTTAAATATTACATTTCTCTAA
- a CDS encoding BRCT domain-containing protein codes for MNKNQDTTEVIYLSNPSERIMHPFYHKQIVFTGALSTMTRSEAAKNARAYGAIMQGAVTKETDFLILGKNRREKSTKHLKAERLIQLGHDIQIIAEDDFIWLISMQKF; via the coding sequence ATGAACAAAAATCAAGACACTACAGAAGTTATCTACCTATCGAATCCATCCGAACGTATAATGCATCCATTCTATCATAAACAAATCGTCTTTACAGGGGCCCTCTCCACGATGACACGTTCTGAAGCTGCAAAAAATGCGCGAGCTTATGGCGCAATAATGCAAGGAGCCGTAACAAAAGAGACAGATTTCCTTATCCTCGGCAAGAACCGACGAGAGAAAAGCACAAAACATTTAAAAGCCGAACGCTTAATTCAGCTTGGGCATGACATTCAAATTATTGCAGAAGATGATTTTATTTGGCTTATTTCAATGCAAAAATTTTAG
- a CDS encoding peptidylprolyl isomerase: MALVFVLTGCGTSKEEKTAEENVEYASKVKENPIVTITMDDDKKIVIELEPKVAPNTVANFISLVKDGFYDGLIFHRVIPGFMIQGGDPAGNGSGGPDYSIAGEFTNNGFENNLKHERGVISMARENNNPNSAGSQFFIMTEEASHLDGDYASFGKVIEGLETVDEIVAVDRDASDKPLEEQKMKKVEVDTKGFDYPAPAVKK, from the coding sequence ATGGCACTCGTTTTTGTTCTGACAGGTTGTGGAACATCAAAAGAGGAGAAGACAGCGGAAGAAAATGTTGAATATGCATCTAAAGTGAAGGAAAATCCAATTGTAACGATTACAATGGATGATGATAAAAAAATTGTGATCGAACTAGAGCCTAAAGTAGCGCCAAATACAGTTGCGAATTTTATTTCCTTAGTAAAAGATGGTTTTTATGATGGGCTTATTTTTCATCGCGTAATTCCTGGCTTTATGATTCAAGGAGGCGACCCTGCAGGAAATGGATCTGGTGGTCCTGATTATTCGATTGCGGGCGAATTTACGAATAATGGCTTTGAAAATAATTTAAAACATGAACGTGGTGTTATATCAATGGCACGGGAGAATAACAATCCAAATTCTGCGGGTTCACAATTTTTTATTATGACTGAAGAAGCGTCTCATCTTGATGGCGATTATGCTTCTTTTGGAAAAGTCATTGAAGGTTTGGAAACGGTAGATGAGATTGTAGCAGTTGATCGAGATGCGTCAGATAAGCCGTTAGAAGAACAAAAAATGAAAAAGGTCGAAGTGGATACAAAGGGCTTTGACTATCCTGCACCAGCAGTGAAAAAATAA
- a CDS encoding metallophosphoesterase, translating to MKSVKRIVKIVLLLIVLIALLVGYAFKIEPTRLVVHTYDLHENKGQALKVVQLSDIQVSETYTVNQLNALVEKVNQLSPDIIVFTGDLFENFSAFQHKQEVTESLSKLKATVGKYAVWGNRDYGGGAFKIYEDLLTNSGFTLLSNRGVNVTVLNGKKLFIGGLDDGLLGNPDADQLLSTMDVDYDYQIVLMHEPDMADLLKDTSINLILAGHSHGGQIKIPFIKTKTTALAEKYNDGFYTINKSTGMQLYVNTGIGTSRIPARFMVPPEISVFNIYL from the coding sequence ATGAAGAGTGTTAAAAGGATTGTGAAAATAGTTTTATTACTTATAGTATTAATAGCGTTACTTGTAGGATATGCTTTTAAAATTGAACCAACTAGACTTGTCGTTCATACATATGATTTACATGAAAACAAAGGACAAGCATTGAAAGTAGTTCAACTTTCCGATATTCAAGTTAGTGAAACTTATACGGTAAACCAATTGAACGCGTTAGTCGAAAAGGTTAATCAATTATCACCTGATATTATTGTTTTTACAGGGGATTTATTCGAAAATTTTTCTGCGTTTCAACATAAACAAGAAGTAACTGAAAGTTTATCGAAGCTTAAGGCTACGGTCGGGAAATATGCAGTGTGGGGAAACCGTGATTACGGTGGTGGTGCTTTTAAAATATATGAAGATTTATTAACGAATTCAGGTTTTACTCTATTAAGTAATCGTGGAGTGAATGTCACTGTATTAAATGGTAAGAAGCTATTTATCGGTGGATTGGATGATGGCTTGCTGGGCAATCCAGACGCAGATCAATTACTATCGACAATGGATGTTGACTATGATTACCAAATAGTCCTTATGCATGAGCCAGATATGGCAGACCTTCTAAAAGATACGTCTATTAATTTGATATTAGCAGGGCATAGTCATGGCGGACAAATTAAAATACCATTTATAAAAACAAAGACTACTGCATTGGCTGAAAAATATAATGATGGCTTTTATACCATTAACAAAAGTACAGGGATGCAGCTTTATGTAAATACAGGAATTGGCACGTCTAGAATCCCTGCTCGTTTTATGGTTCCACCTGAAATCTCTGTTTTTAATATCTATTTGTAA
- a CDS encoding DUF3992 domain-containing protein: MCQGSNGNIVGNFSCCEPKKYVQDKVCNSFTVAGDDVVGAEIIYATNANEVIFASGFIKNIGNFPLTIQFVKGADPVAGTGGTVVRQTAIPIGGAFTFTISRFDTIRVFATGATEVLPAAGEFCITPRYELS; encoded by the coding sequence ATGTGTCAAGGTTCTAATGGAAATATTGTTGGTAATTTCAGTTGTTGTGAACCTAAAAAATATGTACAAGATAAAGTATGTAATAGTTTCACAGTTGCAGGTGACGATGTAGTTGGCGCTGAAATCATTTACGCTACTAATGCAAACGAGGTTATTTTCGCATCAGGGTTTATAAAAAATATAGGTAACTTTCCACTTACAATACAATTTGTTAAAGGAGCTGACCCTGTTGCAGGTACTGGTGGTACAGTCGTAAGACAAACTGCTATCCCAATTGGTGGTGCTTTTACTTTTACAATTTCACGATTCGATACGATTCGTGTATTTGCCACAGGTGCAACAGAAGTACTACCTGCTGCAGGAGAATTCTGTATCACACCACGTTATGAACTTTCTTAA
- a CDS encoding DUF3992 domain-containing protein, whose protein sequence is MQNEKPSVHCVKVSKIYDWVNNSTVIKLREMIQLEQKKFDDYICCDFSVPSGQLERTILWTTYGINQIGGSICINFKSGYGNILSVFVNGEKQAEVNEGSSFSATFTHLDSIEVQCIGNTPNCHGEFKIMFHYHPGNDYKLNSPRDIKQTICYVSDCHGNPISSDSGSTITCKELTCSDNRECVHVTDERGETILLHIVDFLVEGFICVQFMNNQGEICSKCIFPFSEVETVALCAPPGTEINFKVIDVNCRTHIIPSSSFHNKTNCIELVIMLSICQSIYSFNKVIIELIAALCQPRKCTDCHLEVHESVP, encoded by the coding sequence ATGCAAAATGAGAAACCATCCGTTCATTGTGTAAAGGTATCTAAAATATATGATTGGGTTAATAATTCCACGGTTATAAAGTTAAGAGAAATGATTCAACTAGAGCAAAAAAAGTTTGATGATTATATTTGTTGTGATTTTTCGGTTCCGAGTGGACAATTGGAACGCACCATTTTATGGACAACATACGGCATTAATCAAATCGGTGGCTCTATTTGCATAAACTTTAAAAGCGGCTATGGTAATATTTTATCTGTATTTGTAAATGGTGAAAAACAAGCAGAAGTTAACGAAGGTAGTTCATTTTCAGCAACCTTTACACATCTTGACTCGATAGAAGTCCAATGTATTGGAAATACACCAAACTGCCATGGGGAATTTAAAATTATGTTCCATTATCATCCAGGCAATGATTACAAACTAAATTCACCGAGAGATATTAAGCAAACAATTTGTTATGTATCGGATTGTCATGGGAACCCTATTTCTTCTGATAGTGGTAGCACAATTACATGCAAAGAATTGACTTGTTCAGATAATAGAGAGTGCGTTCATGTTACAGATGAGCGAGGAGAAACTATTTTATTGCATATAGTCGATTTTTTAGTAGAAGGTTTTATTTGTGTTCAATTTATGAATAATCAAGGAGAAATTTGTTCTAAATGTATTTTTCCCTTTTCTGAGGTTGAAACAGTCGCTTTATGTGCACCTCCAGGGACAGAAATTAATTTTAAAGTTATCGATGTTAATTGTAGAACTCATATTATTCCATCATCATCATTTCATAATAAGACTAATTGCATAGAGTTAGTGATCATGCTATCCATTTGTCAAAGCATTTATTCTTTTAATAAGGTAATCATTGAACTTATCGCCGCTCTTTGTCAGCCACGTAAATGTACTGACTGTCATTTAGAAGTTCATGAAAGCGTTCCATAA
- the cntE gene encoding staphylopine family metallophore export MFS transporter CntE: protein MTGKNSSLMNRPFTPLSVAMLQLYVLSMLFFTASSILTIIFPLQAEKSGISEGEIGFIMGITMFVCMVLRPWAGQMIAKYSVKVMMKWLLVGHAVTLTLYVLFGIDSIYVVRLLQGVVLAFFSMSMQLGISDMLKNEDRGQGMAMYTLSTVMPSLYGPVVAILLWQQLNGNYLIGCIILLAILPLLLLIGAPLPQQQKILVSFSFRELLSAVKQSTSNKGLVIASMTIILGSTIIGAISTFLPLYMLKFNLGNIAVYLFIQALVVVGSRFILRKQIPSDGHWHPYFIVLVLLSSTIGTTMLAFGEQLGNFIYLSAIFNGLASAMLYPTIMTYISFAIPEKKKHILLGVFLATYDLGFSAGSLAMGIVVQLSSYAMMFIVCSFVALIAIGAVMLKRNIR from the coding sequence ATGACAGGTAAAAATAGTAGTTTAATGAATCGTCCTTTTACACCACTGTCTGTAGCAATGCTTCAACTATATGTATTATCTATGTTATTTTTCACGGCGTCTTCCATTTTAACAATTATTTTCCCATTGCAAGCAGAAAAAAGTGGTATTTCTGAAGGTGAAATTGGCTTTATTATGGGCATCACTATGTTTGTATGTATGGTTTTAAGACCGTGGGCAGGACAGATGATAGCGAAGTATAGTGTGAAAGTGATGATGAAATGGCTTTTAGTAGGGCATGCAGTTACACTGACGCTTTATGTATTATTTGGCATTGATAGCATTTATGTTGTGCGTTTGTTGCAGGGTGTTGTGCTCGCTTTTTTTTCAATGTCGATGCAACTAGGTATAAGCGATATGTTAAAAAATGAAGATCGTGGACAAGGCATGGCAATGTATACACTTTCAACGGTTATGCCTTCTCTCTATGGCCCTGTTGTGGCAATACTACTTTGGCAACAATTAAATGGTAACTACTTAATAGGGTGTATCATTTTATTAGCGATTTTGCCGCTACTTTTACTTATTGGTGCCCCTTTACCACAACAACAAAAGATATTGGTTTCTTTTTCGTTTCGAGAATTATTAAGTGCAGTAAAACAATCGACAAGTAATAAAGGACTTGTTATTGCATCAATGACAATCATATTAGGTTCGACAATAATTGGTGCTATATCGACGTTTTTACCTCTATATATGTTGAAGTTCAATCTTGGTAATATAGCAGTTTATTTATTTATCCAAGCACTTGTCGTTGTAGGAAGTCGGTTTATTTTGCGTAAACAGATTCCTTCTGACGGACATTGGCATCCGTATTTCATTGTCCTTGTGCTTTTGTCATCAACTATTGGAACAACAATGCTAGCCTTTGGAGAGCAGCTCGGCAATTTCATTTATTTATCAGCTATTTTTAATGGGTTAGCATCTGCCATGCTATATCCAACAATTATGACCTACATATCGTTTGCCATTCCAGAAAAGAAAAAACATATATTGCTTGGAGTCTTTCTTGCAACCTATGATTTAGGATTTTCGGCTGGGAGCTTGGCTATGGGGATAGTCGTGCAACTGTCATCGTATGCCATGATGTTTATTGTTTGCTCCTTTGTAGCTCTTATAGCTATTGGGGCAGTTATGTTAAAAAGAAATATTCGTTAA
- a CDS encoding nucleoid-associated protein yields the protein MLEVSDSKLAQYVMHYVSESLVFGEEAFSQPEVMLEAAFTQLAFNKLDFEQQYEFFHESNIGLNEVYTYVKAIFDEEGSFLEQSKHIATHLHSASGHPNIKSGELFIGLFDNCLMSTEAKKVIAIVKIEEKEMFLDVKNEQNKMTVNGIDGINVKKINNMAVIVDMGADEAPVVFMKTKKKEDVVYWQERFLKVKVADEHYHKTNLALTECKKYILKEESYTNPEKLGLLNKTLDYFRSEEEFEVNDYIETVFEAVDSTQKDIIVNSVKPYETVISESAIAKAEKSYKRKIKLDSAIEIQVNVRDIEQMDELIEVGYDEETNRKYYKIYFNEEV from the coding sequence ATGTTAGAGGTAAGCGATAGTAAGTTAGCACAATATGTTATGCATTATGTAAGTGAGAGTCTTGTTTTCGGGGAGGAAGCATTTTCGCAGCCAGAGGTTATGTTAGAAGCAGCATTTACACAATTAGCCTTTAACAAACTAGACTTTGAACAGCAATATGAATTTTTTCATGAATCCAATATTGGTTTAAATGAAGTATATACGTATGTCAAAGCCATTTTTGATGAGGAAGGTAGTTTCCTTGAACAGTCGAAGCATATTGCCACGCATTTACATAGTGCATCTGGGCATCCAAATATTAAAAGTGGTGAGTTGTTTATCGGCTTATTTGACAATTGTTTGATGTCGACAGAAGCCAAAAAAGTCATAGCCATTGTGAAAATTGAAGAAAAAGAAATGTTTTTAGATGTGAAAAATGAACAAAATAAAATGACTGTCAATGGCATTGACGGCATTAATGTAAAGAAAATCAATAATATGGCCGTCATTGTAGATATGGGGGCGGATGAAGCGCCAGTTGTCTTTATGAAAACGAAAAAGAAAGAAGATGTCGTTTACTGGCAAGAGCGTTTTTTAAAAGTGAAAGTAGCTGATGAGCATTATCATAAAACAAACTTAGCATTAACTGAATGTAAAAAGTATATTTTAAAAGAAGAGAGTTATACCAATCCCGAAAAGTTGGGTCTTTTAAACAAAACGCTCGATTATTTCCGTAGTGAAGAAGAATTTGAAGTAAACGACTATATTGAAACTGTATTTGAAGCAGTTGATTCAACGCAAAAAGATATTATCGTCAATTCAGTCAAGCCCTACGAAACAGTGATTTCTGAAAGTGCTATTGCAAAGGCTGAAAAAAGCTATAAACGGAAAATCAAACTGGATTCCGCAATAGAAATTCAGGTGAACGTCCGTGATATTGAGCAAATGGATGAGCTAATTGAAGTTGGCTATGATGAGGAAACGAATCGCAAATATTATAAGATCTATTTTAATGAAGAAGTGTAA
- a CDS encoding sigma factor-like helix-turn-helix DNA-binding protein, translating to MIQNQLLKNFLKNPEINQLYQSYLEKPTTYKKEMIEKIFQIHGRKIQLLSYFSKTLTFESQKFDKKIRHNNKLNQLILDKHIDDGGGKLLDLIADERNYYDSEFNTPVESSELEMIFEDKQLYEIVSTLSAKQKEILYLLFVKDRTEEELALELGVSKQAINKVKNHALRKIRKEYESANRRDFNTN from the coding sequence TTGATTCAAAATCAGTTACTTAAAAACTTTTTAAAAAACCCTGAAATAAATCAGCTGTATCAAAGTTATTTAGAAAAGCCTACTACTTACAAGAAAGAAATGATTGAAAAAATATTTCAAATCCATGGTAGAAAGATTCAGCTGCTTAGTTATTTTTCAAAAACTTTAACTTTTGAGTCTCAAAAATTTGATAAAAAAATTCGTCATAACAATAAATTGAATCAATTGATATTAGATAAACACATCGATGACGGAGGGGGCAAATTACTTGATTTAATCGCAGATGAAAGAAACTATTATGATTCTGAATTCAATACACCTGTTGAATCTAGTGAATTAGAAATGATTTTTGAAGATAAACAGCTATACGAAATTGTTTCCACATTAAGCGCAAAGCAAAAAGAGATTCTATACTTACTTTTTGTAAAGGATAGGACTGAAGAAGAACTAGCTTTAGAGCTTGGTGTTTCCAAACAAGCTATTAATAAGGTTAAAAATCACGCATTACGCAAAATAAGAAAAGAGTATGAATCTGCAAATAGAAGAGATTTCAATACTAATTAA
- a CDS encoding DinB family protein — protein sequence MFHPKDVLSDQLLANANDPSWYVPFTESIKNLTEEEASWKVNDESNSIAEIVQHLLYWNETWQTRYKETSIHAVQAVESNDSTFTIPKNKTFSELQQQLLEVLLHWQELLTEQQLESQVQGYFNANWWQVVGNVTTHNAYHIGQIVYIRKIQKSWQR from the coding sequence ATGTTTCACCCAAAAGATGTTTTATCTGATCAGTTATTAGCGAATGCAAACGATCCAAGTTGGTACGTCCCATTTACAGAGTCGATTAAAAATCTGACAGAAGAAGAAGCTTCCTGGAAGGTAAATGATGAGAGCAATAGTATTGCTGAAATAGTACAACATTTGCTCTATTGGAATGAGACATGGCAAACGAGATATAAAGAAACGAGTATACATGCAGTTCAGGCGGTAGAAAGTAATGACAGTACGTTTACTATTCCAAAAAATAAAACATTTTCAGAACTGCAACAACAACTTTTAGAAGTGCTATTACATTGGCAAGAATTATTAACGGAACAGCAACTAGAAAGCCAAGTTCAGGGCTACTTTAATGCAAACTGGTGGCAAGTAGTGGGGAATGTAACGACACATAACGCCTATCATATTGGGCAAATTGTTTATATTCGGAAGATACAGAAGAGCTGGCAGCGATAA
- a CDS encoding DUF4179 domain-containing protein, producing MSKLPIDVPKDKLQQIRMDTFRKVKREKRKKKRIVSVAIVFLCCLSLLFSIRVSPTIASQIAKIPGFQAIVSAVARDKGIKDIVDNNYYEEINATQTKNDLSLTLQGVIADHSGFVLYYDANAPFELFLEKVQLFQGEDEIECGCSFTHNASNQTNISSSVEFGFSEPIAYTSKDFKAIFHFNDKEKGNIKITIPFSLQNEIAQEKVFNANRTIDVQGQKLTIKQIRRTPLKLALDIEVDEENTMQILALEDIAVMTESGERRETVRNRSSIYRNNSDGKFTVYLQSNYFDDPESLTVMIGAVQAVPKGEDFIEVDFGTQKIISKPDYLDWDISIEQQSLKTAAKKWDNRERHMFFQNALKADGTVLEFAGGSYSDDDEYLYATETFNTYDGKAKILIDYYFNPIGENIELKIPLK from the coding sequence ATGAGTAAACTACCGATTGACGTTCCAAAGGACAAACTTCAACAAATTCGAATGGATACGTTTCGTAAAGTGAAGCGAGAAAAAAGAAAAAAGAAGCGCATTGTTTCGGTTGCCATCGTATTTTTGTGTTGTCTAAGTCTTTTATTTTCTATTCGTGTATCGCCAACAATTGCAAGTCAAATTGCAAAAATACCTGGCTTTCAAGCGATTGTCTCAGCGGTTGCCAGAGATAAAGGGATAAAGGATATTGTGGATAATAATTACTATGAAGAAATCAATGCGACCCAGACAAAAAATGACCTATCGCTTACATTGCAAGGCGTAATTGCAGATCATTCGGGTTTTGTCCTGTACTATGATGCTAATGCTCCGTTTGAATTATTTTTGGAGAAAGTGCAATTGTTCCAGGGAGAGGATGAAATTGAATGCGGTTGTTCCTTCACGCACAATGCAAGTAATCAAACAAACATATCTTCTTCAGTTGAGTTTGGTTTTTCAGAGCCAATCGCCTATACTTCAAAGGATTTTAAAGCTATTTTTCATTTTAATGATAAAGAAAAAGGGAACATTAAAATAACTATACCGTTTTCACTACAAAATGAAATCGCACAGGAAAAAGTTTTTAATGCGAATCGTACTATAGATGTCCAAGGTCAGAAACTTACGATTAAACAAATTCGCCGTACTCCACTAAAATTGGCACTGGATATTGAAGTAGACGAGGAAAATACAATGCAAATATTAGCATTGGAAGATATTGCTGTCATGACGGAAAGTGGTGAGCGTAGAGAAACAGTTAGAAATCGCTCATCAATATACAGAAATAATTCTGATGGAAAATTCACGGTATACTTGCAAAGTAATTATTTCGATGATCCAGAGTCATTGACAGTTATGATTGGCGCTGTACAAGCTGTGCCAAAGGGTGAGGACTTTATTGAAGTTGATTTTGGAACACAGAAAATAATCTCAAAACCAGATTATTTAGATTGGGATATATCTATAGAGCAACAAAGTCTAAAAACTGCTGCAAAGAAATGGGATAATCGCGAGCGCCATATGTTCTTTCAGAATGCTCTAAAAGCAGATGGAACGGTGTTAGAATTTGCAGGGGGCTCATACTCAGATGATGATGAGTATCTATACGCAACGGAGACCTTTAATACTTACGATGGGAAAGCCAAAATATTAATAGACTATTACTTCAATCCTATTGGGGAAAATATTGAATTGAAGATTCCGTTAAAATAA